The candidate division WOR-3 bacterium nucleotide sequence ATCATATTACTTGCTGTCTATGGTTTTAATTTCTCTACCGCAGTCTGGGTCGGTTTTATTGCGGTCTTTGGTATTGCTGATGATGATGCAATCTTGATCACTACATATCTTGACCAGGTCTTTGCCCGAAGAAGACCAAAGACAAAAAGCGAAGTCATTGAAGCGACGGTTGAGGCTGGTAAGGCACGTTTCAGACCTGCATTTATGACCGTTACTACAACCTTTCTGGCTTTACTACCAATCTTTATCTTTGGCGGTACCGGCAAAGAAATAATGCTACCAATGGCAATACCGAGTTTCGGTGGTATGGTTGTTCATATGATAACCTGGTTCATCGTTCCGGTCGTATATTCCTGGTTTGAGGAGAGGAAAATTAAACCTTGACAAAACCCTACTTTTTTGATATACTATTATGCTATGAAGTTAACAACTAAAACCAGATATGCGGTAAGGGCAATGGCTTATTTGGGATGTCGGTTCGGCAAGAGGACAGTTAACCTTAGAGAGGTTGCCTGTAGCGAGGAGATAACCGAGAAATATCTGGAGCAGATTTTTTATAGATTGAATAAGGCAGGACTTCTCAGGACAAAGAAGGGACCCGGTGGTGGATATGAACTTACAAAGAGGCCTTCGGCGATAAAGTTAATAGATATAATGTCTGCAGTAGGAGAAACCCTTGCCCCGGTATTCTGTGTTGCGGATAAAAAGTCAAAATCCTGTCCGAGAAGTAGGAACTGTCCAGCACGACCATACTGGCTGAAATTAAAGAGAACAATAGAAAAATTCTTTAGAGACCATACCCTTGCTGATATCTGCAAAAAATCTTCTTGAGGTGTATAAAAGGAGGCTAAATGGCAAAACTACCAGAGATTGGTAAGATATCGGCGGAAGTATTTAATGAACTGATCTATCCCCATTTAGGAGCAGAAAATAAACATATTCTTGTTGGTCCTCAGCATGGAGTGGATGTGGGGATTGTTGAGATCGGAACAAAGGCAGTGGCGATGACCTCGGATCCGGTCTTTATCGTGCCTGAATATGGATTTAAAAGGGCGGCCTGGTTTGCGATACATATCCTTGCATCGGATGTTGTCACATCGGGCCTGCCACCAACCTATCTAACAATAGATTTGAACTTGCCAATGTCAATGACTGAAGATGAACTTACTACAGTGTGGACAACGATAGACGAAGAGTGTAAAAAGATGGGGATGGCGATTGTCTGTGGCCACACTGCCCGCTATGATAATTGTTTTTATCCGATGGTCGGTGGTGCGACTGTTCTGGCGGTTGGTGATTTAGATAAGTATGTTTCACCAAAATTTTGCCGCAAAGGCGACAAGATAATCATTACTAAAGGTCCAGCAATTGAGGCAAGTGGTATATTTGCTACGATGTTTCCGAAATTACTGAAAAAAGAATTTGGTGAAGAGTTTGCTCGGAAGGCGGAAAATCTCTTTTACAAGATGTCGGTCGTTGAAGATGCAATAACCGCAGTAAAGGTTGGCGTCAGGGATGAAGGTGTTTCAGCAATGCATGATGCTACTGAATGCGGGGTATGGGGTGGGCTTTATGAGATAGCCCAGGCTGCAAACCTTGGCGCGCGGATAGAAAAAGAGAGAATTGTGATTGAGGATTGTGTAAGAGAAATCTGTAACTTTTTTGGGATTGATCCTTATAAATCAATCAGTGAAGGGACATTGATCATCACCTGCCGTGAACATAAGGCGGAAAAAGTAATAGAAATTTTAAAAGAAAAAGGGATAAGGGCTTCTATTGTTGGTGAAATGGTTGAGCAGAAATACGGGATGATTTTGATTGAAGAAGGGAAAGAAAAGCCCCTTGAACACCCTAAAGTTGACCCATTCTGGAAGGCATTTTACGATGCCCTGCATAGATATAAAAAATTAGAAGGACCCACTGCGGGTTAACTCAGGTACATGACTATCTTGATTATTTCTTCTTGGGTAACACCGGTTCCTGTCGAGGAGGAACCTGAATCATCAATTGTTGACTTTGTTTAATGAATGCTTTGCCTAAGTGATTTTCAATTATCTTAACAGCTGGCGTAGCATCAAAGGTGTGAGTAGTAGCATGAAAAACAGATAGAACCAAATCTTGAAGTTTTTGGTCGTCCTCTAAATTAGTGATTTTAAGTTTCAATTCTATTACCTGTTCTCTGCCGATGTGGCGGGCATGGCTTTTGAAAAATGAATGAGCTGAGAGCTTATTGCCGATTGTTTTAGCCTTTTCTTGTGCATCATCTTCATTTGCAAACATATATTTTTCAAGCCACTCAGTTACAAGGGTTTTAGATAGCTCATTTGCATGCTCACACTGCACGAGAAGTGCTGGACCATATTGTTCGATAATTGGTAACCAAACACCCAAATTTTTGGGGTCTTTAATACATTCTTCTCGTGCGATATTAAATTGCTCAATGATTGCCTGAGCTGGTATTGCTTGGAGCCCTAACCGTGTATGAACAATTACCTGAGGGTCTATCGGTCCTATAAAAGAGTGTTTACCCATGATAATCTCATTGGCAGCACAAGCCAGCATGGTTGCAGCAGACATTGCCCCGTATGGAATTATTGCGCGAATATGCTTAAATTTTGAACGTAGATAAATAACCAATGCTTCTGTCGCCTCGGCAGAACCACCCGGACTATGAATAATGATATCTAAATTATCATCCGTTAAACCAGATACTACTTCCATAAATCCCTGAACATCTTCATCCGTAATGCTAATCAATTCCGAGGGAATATTTTTTGCTTGGGTCCAGTTGACAGCATATATAATTGTATTTCTTTTAGAGTATTTATTAAGTTCACTCAAATATTTTCTGCGAACGAAATCAAAAGGTGGCTTCTTTTCTTTGTTTTGAAAATCTATAAGTTCTTTTAGTATTTCACCCCAAGTGGGCATCTATACTATGTAGAGGAATCTTTTGTAGAGAAAACAAATTTCTGATTCATCTGCTGAAGGTATGTGTTGGCAATGTCTAATAGTTTCTTATATTCACCGTATAGTTTCATTAAATCTGATATTCCGGCATTTTCAGATAATTTCATTAGTTGTCTATATTCTTCTTCCCGGTTATTTTGGTGGGGTTGCGATTTATTATTTGGATTTTTCATATTTTTTATGCCTTAATAATAACCAAATTAAATCAAAAGTCAAGGGTTAATTTCATCACTATAAAAAAGCTATCTTCTATTTATTTGCCTTTCTTTGGGCAAATCTACTTTCACATTCATTTACTAATAATTCCAATTTTGCGATATATGTTTGTGAAAGCGTTAAGATATCTTCATCCGCTATATCTTCAAAATACCAGTGATATCGCACTTCTGCAGTTTTTTCTTTTTTCGGGATTGGTGGCGTTTTTTCATTAGATTCAAAACGTTCATACGTTCCATTTTTATGATGCAATATCTCAACAAGATGGTCGGTTATTGTTATGGTTGATTTTAGGAAAACATCAATCTTACTTCGTGGCTGAATAGGCTTTTGATGAATTGTCACTCTTCGCTTATCATTCATCAATTTCATCAGTGGATCACTATTTAATTCCTTCTGTTTTTCATCATACCATTCTTTAAATTCAGGTACCGAACTAAATTCGGTCTGCATAACAAAAGTAACACTTCGGCCAGCAGACAGAAATGCACTCAGGTTGTATTTGAATGGCTCACAAGTAGCTACTTCATCGGCCAATCGTTTGAGGAAATATTTTGCTTCTTCTAACTTAAATCGTGTATTTGTCATACATTATTCATCAAAAATTGTCAAACACCATCCTCCGAATTCGCCTCTTGTATTTATTAGATAGACGATGTGATTATACACTTCATACAATCTTTGCCTTAACAAGGCGATTTTTGACGAGTTCAACAACTGCTCGCTAAACCTCAAGTTGCTCATCTTCGGTTAAACCTACCGATTGCAGAATCATCTCTGCCTGCGGCAAAGATGTCTAAAATCACTCAATGTTTTATTAGTCATTAGAACAGCCGTCAACATAAATTTCAATTTTATCTATAAAATTCTTACTATTCATAAAAACTTTTTACAACAACATCTATTTCTTCCTTCGTCAAGCCATAAATTCATAACCTTTGAACAATAAATTCATATTTACTTAGCTCACAATAAGAAATATAACATTAGCCTAATATCTGTTTAATCATTTTGGGAACTACAATCGTTTTTGAGTAAAAGAGCGGTTCTATTTCCATTAGAATATCCTCACGATTACTCCCTTTTATTTTTTCAGCGAGGAAAATGCTGCTATCGATAGGCATTACGGCACCCTTTACTTTTAATATGCCTTCGATCTGTTGAGTATGATAATCAAGACGCTTCTGGGTATCCTTGGATTCACTTGTTACCCAGAGATAATGGCTGCGGTTTACATTGTGATTTTTTTCTAATTTACTTTTAAAATTGTGAATATAACTGACCATCGCACGCTGGATTGAAGATGTGATTGTAAATCCACCGGAATACGCCTTAGCGTCAACAATCAGTCCGTAAGAATCTTTCTTGGTCTTGGCATGATACCAGAAAAGGGAATCAGGTTCATCTGGCCCACCCAAAGGAATACCCTCAAAACCAATGATTTCTGTATATAATCTGTGCACAGATTTTTCAAAGTCGCGAGCCTTTAGTTTTCCGCTATATGCTTCCTGTATAATTTGTTCAATAAATTGGCTATCAATATTTACCAAAGTGCTTTTTAGGTTAACAATTAGTTTCTTAATTTTTTCGCCTAACTTTACGATCTCTTCAGCAAAGGTAGGAATATTCAAATTGATTTTTTCTTTCAGGATAACGAAGTTACTCACTCTCTGTATCAAAATACCAGTGTTGATTAAGCCTCTAAGGTCATTCTCTACCTCTTCTTCTTTTGATTTTAAGCCATTATGCTCAAGGAAAAGCAGAATTTCATTTAACGGCACTTCTTTACCTTTTTTCTTTAATAAATGTGTCAAAATTAAGGAACGTCTCTTTCTCAATATTTGTATCCAGCCATTTTCCCCGACGCCAACATTTCAAATGAAACATTCTTTGTCACCTTGTTTTGAATACTCGCACCGAGAGCTCTCCTATATGCCTTTCTGCCTTGGTCAGTAATTCTATAAGCATGTGGTGTCCTTGCAGAATAAACAGCGCCTGCCTCTTCATATTTGAGATCCATCTCTACAGATTCAACCCAGCCCATCTGAATTAAATAATGCGCAATCATCCGCGCATATTTATCGGCAGTTCCTTCTTTGTATGAAATTATTTTATTTTTTGCACTTTTATTAGGAGCAAGATGATATTCTTTTATAAAATTTTCCTTACCATATAAAGTAAATCCGCGTTCACCTGAAAAACCTAGGTTTTTAGCGATATCAAATTTCGTCAGATGCCCATAATTAACAAGTAGCTCAAGAATCCTGCAAGCCGGCGGATACGAGAGTAATCCTTTTTCAAATATTGTTCTTTCCGCCATTGAATTTGGCTCGGAATTGAGCAAATCAATGCCCAATTCTGTTAGTGAAAAATCATCAGTTTCACGATTGTATTCAATAAACCCAAGTGCCTCGGCAAGCCTTACATATGTATTATCTGCCCAGCGGCCTATGTCTAAAGATATGCCCACAAGTTTTTGGCTCTCAACAATGTCTAAAGGTCTGTCAGAAAGTTTAAAAACTTCGACGACCTTCCTTAATTTGTTCAATTCACCTGCATCCTGAATCCAACCCAATGTCCGAGAGCGCATTATGCCTCTTTTCTAAACACCAAAATAAATTGATGAAGTTGATTTGGAACAAAGGCATATGGGTAGCCATAGGGATAAAGCGTAATCGTCTTGTCATACCAAATTTTGTAGCCTTTAAAATAAAGTGTATCAATTTTTGATAATTCCTGAATAATATCATTATGTAGCAAACCATTATACTCTTTAGTGGGTTGAAAATCCTTGGTAAATAATACTACATATTTTTTATTATTTAAATATTTAATTGCTTTTTCAATGATTTTTCGTAATTCTTCAAGAAAAAGGGGGAGCGGTAAATTGCCGATATCCTCTGCTGAATTTGTAAATGGAGTAGGTGCATTGTTCTTTTTTCGTTTAGCACTTTCACCCGTCTTTTTTCGTGCCTGCATATCGCCATAAGGGGGGTCAGTTAAAATTAGGTCAAACCGTCTGCATATTACTTCATCAAAATTTTCCAAATGCTTTGAATTACCAACCAAGGCTATTTGTTCTTTCAGATTTTCTCTTTTACAAACTTCTTTGTAAATATCAATATATTTTGCTGATATATCAATCCCCACACCATTCCGATTGGATAGTGAACATCCTAAAAGTGTCCCTCCGACCCCCATAAATGGATCTAAAACCCATTGATCGTGTTTGGTAAAAAATTCAATTATTTTTTTCATTAACTGAGGGGGCTTCGGTGACGGGTGTTTTTTTCGTAATTCATGACAGAATCCTTCTTTACCTTTCGTTGAATATGCTGTTACCTCAACAGAATTCAAAAAGTAAACCCATTCTCTTCCTGAAAGGTCATTTAATTGATTTTTCTTATCTAAGGATTTATCAGTTGCCTCTGTCTTAAAAATTGTGCTACTTGGTATTTCTTTATCTAAAGAAGGGAAGAGTGAATATGTTGGAAATTGTTCTTTTACTAATATTGTGTCTCTGCGCGCTTTTTTACTAACCGCGGGAGAAATGAAGAACACTTTCTTCCAATATTTTGTATTGCGAACATAATATAATAATTCAACAACTCCAGTTGATTGTGCACCATTTTGATTACTCTTGAATCGACGATAGGGTTTTTGAAAAACTTCAACTTTGCCAAGTTGACTCAATATCTTTTTGATTTCATTGTCTTTCATTAGCCCCTCATTATTATAGCTAAATAATACATGAGTCGCTTTTGCATTGGCAATGATATCATCCAATGCTTCCAAGACAATTCCTTTCTGGCAGTATCTTGACCTTTGGTGCTTATATGGTCTGAGTCCAGTTTTACCATATATCAGAGGGTTATCCCATTCAGCGATAGTTTCGAGGATATGATAATTTGTGATATATTGTCGTTCATTATAGGGTGGGTCAAGATAAAGAACATCGCATTCAATCTCTTTTATTAGTTTATTAGCATCTGACATATTGATATAATGAGTGTGAATACTTGGGATTACTTCTGGGACTTCTAAAGTCAATTTTTTATATGCCCTTGGGTCCCAGAATTTAAGGAAAGCACCATAAGTTCCAGATATATTTGAGACCGATGGAACCGCTTCAATTAAGGATGCCAACAGACAGTAGTATTCGTCTTCGTTGATATAGTCCATATTACACCATTTCTGTATGGTATTTCTTATTGCATCAATGCGCATAGCGTTGGCGCCAGTAAAATATTTTCTCTGAAATTCTTTTTGCGCTGTACCCTCATCAGAATAATTTTCGAACATAAATCCTTTTTCCCCTTCTAAATTATTCAAATAATAAAGCACTAAATAAATCGCTTCGGTTTTATATTTGTATTTGGTAATGTTATTTTTGTCTAATAAGTGAGGAATAAGATTTTCAAAACTGGGGTAATTGTTATTTTTAATATAGGCGTATTGAAACACATAAGAAAATTTAAGGTTATCATTTGTTATCAATCTGAATCCCTTGCGCTTAAAATATTTCGCAACTGCCGTAGTACCAGTAAACAAATCACAAAAAACCCCCTCGGTTATCCCTTTATCTACAATAACTTTGCCGATAAAATCTAAAAGGTTTTCCTTACTGCCAATAAATCTCATAATGCGCAATTATATTAATTCCCATCTATGGTTCAAGAGTATTAGTTGCCTTTGTGCACTCTCAATCAACTCACGCCGAGTTCTTTTTGAAGTCTCATCACCAAGGATAATCCGCAATCTTTTTAATTTTTGCCACGAATCTTCCAAGGATAGTAGAGCGCCAATTTCAAAATAGCCGGTGGCAATGTCTAAGGATACTACTTGCGGAAGCAAAGATTTTAGATGGCCAAGCAAGGTGTTATCTTCACGATTATCTATGATTATCTTTGCCATCTTTAATTTAATTATACAAACATTTCATAAAAAATCAAGGGTTGATTTTAGTTGTTTTCTACTATTAGTTATTGAGACACCCATTGACATTTTTTCCCTTTTTAGTATAGTATTTGTGTATAGGAAAAATATGATAAATTTAATCTTCAATCAGTGCTGTCCTGAGGCGCCGGGATTTTTTGAGGCTTTACTGCACTATCTCATTGAAGTCGGTCCTCCATTGATCATTGGTTTTCTTTTGAGTGGCATTATCAATGAATTTGTGCCGGAAGAATGGGTTGAAAAACACTTGGGCGGTGAAGGACTGAAGCCTATACTTCTCGCCACTTTTATTGGTGCGGTTTTGCCAATCTGCTGCTGGGGTTCGTTGCCTCTGGCAGTGAGTTTTCAAAAGAAGGGCGCAAGGTTAGGTCCAATCTTAGCATTTTTAGTGGCAACACCCGGAACTTCTATTTCTGCGGTCTTAGTAACCTGGTCTGTGCTTGGATTAAATTTTGCAATTTTTATATTCTTTTCGGTGATTATTATGGGTATTGTAATGGGGTTGATTGGCAATCTATTTTCGGTCTCTAATGTGAACAATAGTGCCGAATCACGCTGTCATTGCTGTGAAACCGAAACAGAGAAGACAATATCACAGCATATTGTATCAGTTTTAAAATTCGCCTTTGTTGACATGGTAAAGGATATTGGCTTGGAGACATTGGTCGGGCTCGTTATTGCGGCGATCGTTGCCTCATTTGAACCGGTCGGTAGATTTGTAAAGCTCTATCTCGGTAATTACTGGGGATTTTTGTTTGCCCTTATCTTTGGAATTTTGATGTATATTTGTGCGACCTCAAGCCCACCAATGGTTGATGCATGTATTAGTCGCGGCTTGTCATCAGGTGCTGGGATGACGATGTTGCTGGTTGGTCCGGTAACCAGTTACGGCACAATTCTGGTGATGCGTAAAAAATTCGGATTCAAAATTCTCTTTGTATATCTAATAACCATCTCCTTGCTTTCTTTGATTTTTGGATATCTGTTTCAAACTATCGCTTGATTTTACCACAATGCCAAAGAATATTATCATTTCATCATTTCTACAATTGACAAAATGATGATTTTATGTATTATTGATTATGGAAAGAAGAAAGAAAATACCAGAAGTTCATTATCGGGCATCGCGGATATGCCGAATCTTAGGCAATCCTACTGCTTATGAAATTATACATTTGTTAAGGAATAATATGATGAGACCTGAGGAGATAGCGTCAGCACTGGGCGTTAGTATGTCCACAGTTTCTATGACTCTCCGCTCATTAAGACAAATTGATCTGGTGAGATATATCGTAAAATGGAAAAAGAGGATATACTGGATAAAGGATGAAAAGGTTCTGACCGTTATGGATGAATTGGAAAAATTAGTTAAACGAATCAAGTTTCGTGATTATTAATTTATTATTTCTACAATTGTTGAAGTGATAAAATGATAGCTAAGGATCGGTATATCAGTAGAGTTAAGGATAAGTGGGGTATCAGTATAATTGGAGACTCGGGATGAAGATTGCTAATGATATCACTGAAGTGATTGGCAATACGCCGTTGGTAAGATTAAATAGAA carries:
- a CDS encoding Rrf2 family transcriptional regulator, which gives rise to MKLTTKTRYAVRAMAYLGCRFGKRTVNLREVACSEEITEKYLEQIFYRLNKAGLLRTKKGPGGGYELTKRPSAIKLIDIMSAVGETLAPVFCVADKKSKSCPRSRNCPARPYWLKLKRTIEKFFRDHTLADICKKSS
- a CDS encoding AIR synthase family protein, whose protein sequence is MAKLPEIGKISAEVFNELIYPHLGAENKHILVGPQHGVDVGIVEIGTKAVAMTSDPVFIVPEYGFKRAAWFAIHILASDVVTSGLPPTYLTIDLNLPMSMTEDELTTVWTTIDEECKKMGMAIVCGHTARYDNCFYPMVGGATVLAVGDLDKYVSPKFCRKGDKIIITKGPAIEASGIFATMFPKLLKKEFGEEFARKAENLFYKMSVVEDAITAVKVGVRDEGVSAMHDATECGVWGGLYEIAQAANLGARIEKERIVIEDCVREICNFFGIDPYKSISEGTLIITCREHKAEKVIEILKEKGIRASIVGEMVEQKYGMILIEEGKEKPLEHPKVDPFWKAFYDALHRYKKLEGPTAG
- a CDS encoding serine protease; amino-acid sequence: MPTWGEILKELIDFQNKEKKPPFDFVRRKYLSELNKYSKRNTIIYAVNWTQAKNIPSELISITDEDVQGFMEVVSGLTDDNLDIIIHSPGGSAEATEALVIYLRSKFKHIRAIIPYGAMSAATMLACAANEIIMGKHSFIGPIDPQVIVHTRLGLQAIPAQAIIEQFNIAREECIKDPKNLGVWLPIIEQYGPALLVQCEHANELSKTLVTEWLEKYMFANEDDAQEKAKTIGNKLSAHSFFKSHARHIGREQVIELKLKITNLEDDQKLQDLVLSVFHATTHTFDATPAVKIIENHLGKAFIKQSQQLMIQVPPRQEPVLPKKK
- a CDS encoding restriction endonuclease FokI C-terminal domain-containing protein; the encoded protein is MPLNEILLFLEHNGLKSKEEEVENDLRGLINTGILIQRVSNFVILKEKINLNIPTFAEEIVKLGEKIKKLIVNLKSTLVNIDSQFIEQIIQEAYSGKLKARDFEKSVHRLYTEIIGFEGIPLGGPDEPDSLFWYHAKTKKDSYGLIVDAKAYSGGFTITSSIQRAMVSYIHNFKSKLEKNHNVNRSHYLWVTSESKDTQKRLDYHTQQIEGILKVKGAVMPIDSSIFLAEKIKGSNREDILMEIEPLFYSKTIVVPKMIKQILG
- a CDS encoding restriction endonuclease FokI catalytic domain-containing protein, whose protein sequence is MRSRTLGWIQDAGELNKLRKVVEVFKLSDRPLDIVESQKLVGISLDIGRWADNTYVRLAEALGFIEYNRETDDFSLTELGIDLLNSEPNSMAERTIFEKGLLSYPPACRILELLVNYGHLTKFDIAKNLGFSGERGFTLYGKENFIKEYHLAPNKSAKNKIISYKEGTADKYARMIAHYLIQMGWVESVEMDLKYEEAGAVYSARTPHAYRITDQGRKAYRRALGASIQNKVTKNVSFEMLASGKMAGYKY
- a CDS encoding DNA adenine methylase, whose product is MRFIGSKENLLDFIGKVIVDKGITEGVFCDLFTGTTAVAKYFKRKGFRLITNDNLKFSYVFQYAYIKNNNYPSFENLIPHLLDKNNITKYKYKTEAIYLVLYYLNNLEGEKGFMFENYSDEGTAQKEFQRKYFTGANAMRIDAIRNTIQKWCNMDYINEDEYYCLLASLIEAVPSVSNISGTYGAFLKFWDPRAYKKLTLEVPEVIPSIHTHYINMSDANKLIKEIECDVLYLDPPYNERQYITNYHILETIAEWDNPLIYGKTGLRPYKHQRSRYCQKGIVLEALDDIIANAKATHVLFSYNNEGLMKDNEIKKILSQLGKVEVFQKPYRRFKSNQNGAQSTGVVELLYYVRNTKYWKKVFFISPAVSKKARRDTILVKEQFPTYSLFPSLDKEIPSSTIFKTEATDKSLDKKNQLNDLSGREWVYFLNSVEVTAYSTKGKEGFCHELRKKHPSPKPPQLMKKIIEFFTKHDQWVLDPFMGVGGTLLGCSLSNRNGVGIDISAKYIDIYKEVCKRENLKEQIALVGNSKHLENFDEVICRRFDLILTDPPYGDMQARKKTGESAKRKKNNAPTPFTNSAEDIGNLPLPLFLEELRKIIEKAIKYLNNKKYVVLFTKDFQPTKEYNGLLHNDIIQELSKIDTLYFKGYKIWYDKTITLYPYGYPYAFVPNQLHQFILVFRKEA
- a CDS encoding permease; translated protein: MINLIFNQCCPEAPGFFEALLHYLIEVGPPLIIGFLLSGIINEFVPEEWVEKHLGGEGLKPILLATFIGAVLPICCWGSLPLAVSFQKKGARLGPILAFLVATPGTSISAVLVTWSVLGLNFAIFIFFSVIIMGIVMGLIGNLFSVSNVNNSAESRCHCCETETEKTISQHIVSVLKFAFVDMVKDIGLETLVGLVIAAIVASFEPVGRFVKLYLGNYWGFLFALIFGILMYICATSSPPMVDACISRGLSSGAGMTMLLVGPVTSYGTILVMRKKFGFKILFVYLITISLLSLIFGYLFQTIA
- a CDS encoding ArsR family transcriptional regulator, producing the protein MERRKKIPEVHYRASRICRILGNPTAYEIIHLLRNNMMRPEEIASALGVSMSTVSMTLRSLRQIDLVRYIVKWKKRIYWIKDEKVLTVMDELEKLVKRIKFRDY